One part of the Pecten maximus chromosome 1, xPecMax1.1, whole genome shotgun sequence genome encodes these proteins:
- the LOC117329531 gene encoding ADP-ribosylation factor-like protein 1: MGKVFGKLWVSRKVTVLIIGPDGAGKTSILHNLSLGNITDRITDEDCRLEALSGDRVQAVSWNMFGTRCPGGISAYYRTIDAVIYVVNDRGPPNHMAYAKLGFHYFSAIGCANAILAVLVNQRSAGEGTPLTLEEVRQTLDLDKLSNTYEIFPVIATTGEGLDHVQDWLSCQLGRKFTRQAFFGSGDQQLKKQDTAPFHTRILNSFKGMFSKI; the protein is encoded by the coding sequence ATGGGTAAAGTCTTCGGGAAACTTTGGGTGTCAAGAAAAGTGACAGTGCTGATAATAGGACCCGATGGGGCAGGCAAAACGTCTATACTACACAATCTTAGCTTGGGGAATATCACCGACAGGATCACAGATGAGGACTGTAGACTCGAGGCTCTCTCTGGAGACCGGGTACAAGCTGTCAGCTGGAACATGTTCGGTACCCGCTGTCCGGGTGGAATATCCGCATACTACCGTACCATAGATGCTGTGATCTACGTGGTAAACGATCGAGGTCCACCAAATCACATGGCATATGCCAAACTTGGGTTCCACTACTTTTCGGCCATTGGTTGTGCCAATGCTATACTAGCAGTGCTCGTCAATCAAAGAAGCGCGGGGGAAGGGACGCCACTGACTTTAGAAGAGGTTCGCCAGACGTTAGATTTGGACAAACTTTCTAATACATACGAGATATTCCCAGTGATTGCGACAACAGGTGAAGGATTGGATCATGTTCAAGACTGGCTCTCGTGCCAACTGGGCAGGAAGTTTACACGCCAAGCATTCTTTGGGTCAGGTGACCAACAGTTAAAAAAACAGGACACGGCACCATTTCATACACGGATACTCAACTCATTCAAAGGAATGTTTTCGaagatttaa